Part of the Terriglobia bacterium genome, CGGGCCGCGGCAGCGTCCTCGCGATGGTGCAGCACCAGGCCAACTGCCTCCGCCGCTGGACGACGCTCGCGGCCACCGTGAGGGGCGGCCGGCCGTGCCCGCGCACGCCGAGCGTTCGAGGCGAAGCGGCCGATCAGGAGGCGTTCATCCTGGCGATGAACGACCTGGCGTCGACGACCGCGGATGCGCTGATCCGTCGCTTGGAGCCGATCGCGTTCCGGTGCCTGCTGGACGTGGGGGGGGCATCCGGCACGTGGACGGTCGCGTTCCTGCGGGCGTGCGGGTCGGGACGGGCGGTCCTCTTCGATCTCCCGCCGGCGATCGTTCTCGCGCGGCGACGGTTCGCGGAGGAGGGGCTCGAAGATCGGGTCACGCTGGTGGCGGGGGACTTCTACAGCGACCCGCTGCCGGGCGGCGCCGACCTGGCCTGGGTCAGCGCGATCGTCCACCAGAACTCGCGGGAGCAGAACCGCGATCTGTTCCGCAAGGTGGCGGCCGCGCTGGTCTCGGGGGGGAGGATCGCCATCCGGGACGTGCTGATGGAGCCGTCGCGCACGGAGCCCGTGGCCGGCGCGCTGTTCGCCGTGAACATGCTCGTGGGCAGCGAGGGCGGCGGCACGTACACCATCGACGAGATGGTCGAGGACCTCGACGCCTCGGGGTTCGGCGAGACGGCGGTCGCGCATCGCGAGCCTTCGATGAACTCGATTCTGACCGCTCGGAAACGCTGACGCCCGACCCGAGCGATCTACTTCCCCCGGGTGGGTACGGCGGGTCGCTTGGAGTCGAAGAGGCGGACGTACTCCCCGTACCCCTCGCGCTCGAGGTCCTCCTTCGGGACGAAGCGAAGCGACGCGGAGTTCATGCAGTAGCGGAGGCCGGTGGGTGGAGGCCCGTCGTCGAAGACGTGACCCAGGTGAGAATCGGCGTGCGCCGACCGCACCTCGGTGGCCCTCACGAAGAATTTCCAATCCGCCTTCGTGCGGATGTTCCCCGGCTCGAGCGCCTTGCTGAAGCTCGGCCATCCCGTGCCGGAGTCGTACTTGTCGAGCGAGCTGAAGAGAGGCTCTCCCGAGACCACGTCGACGTAGATCCCCTCCCTATGGTTGTCCCAGTATTCGTTGTGGAACGACGGCTCCGTCGCGGCGTGCTGGGTGACGTCGTATTGCAGCGGGCCGAGCGTTCGCTTCAGGTCGGCGTCGGCGGGCTTGCGGAACCCCGTCGGGTCCCACGCCCTGGCGTCCCCCGCCGAGCCGGCGAGCATCGCCGCCACGGCGACGAGGGGAAGCACCCCGGCGACGAATGCGCTTCGGGCCATGAGTTCCGGGATCATCTCGTCTCCTCCGTCTCGCCGACGGCGGCGCCCCACAACGCCTTAAGGCGCTGGTCGCGGCCGCAGTTCCAGCGATAGAAATGGTAACGGACGGGATTCTTCTTGTAGTACCCCTGGTGGTACTCCTCGGCCGGGTAGAACTCCGTCGCGGGAACGACCTCGGTCACGACGGGACCGGGCAGGCGCCCGGACGCCTCGACCCGTCGCTTCGATTCCTCCGCGAGCCGCCGCTGGCTCTCGTCGTGGAAGAAGATCGCGGAGCGGTACTGGTGGCCGTGATCGCAGAACTCCGCGTCCGGCGTCGTCGGGTCGATGTTGTGCCAGAACACGTCGAGCAGGCGGGCGTAATCGATCTTGAGGGGGTCGTACACGATCCGCACCGACTCGGCGTGACCGGTGCCGCCGCCCGAGACCTCCTCGTAGGTCGGGTTCTTCGTGTGCCCTCCGGTGTACCCCACGGTGACCGAGATCACCCCGTCCAGCTTCTCGAAGGGGGGCTCCATGCACCAGAAGCAGCCGCCGGCGAAGGTCGCCATCGCGGTGGGGTGGGGCGCGGGAGTCGCTTCCGCCCTCGCGTCCGCGGGACGGAGCAGCGAAGGGCCCAGAGCCACGAGGAGCGTCATCGCCCTCGTCAGTCCAAGGTTCGTGAGCGACATGGCACCCGTCCTTGCTGTCGGCCGCTGCCGGCCCCGGTTCTTGCGTCTCGCTCGGATTGGATGCGCCGGGGGCCGGGCGGGTTTCGGGCCCTCGTCGCCGCAGGGAGATCGCTGGCCGGGGGCGTCCCGATCAGGTGCGCCGCTCGGCTCGGGGCGAGGGGGGAGGAGGCTCGCTTCCGGCCACGATGATCCGGGGCCAGGCGGCTTGCCCCCCGGGCGAGGCGAACGACTCGACGGCCCGGATCTTCTTCTTGAGGAGCAGCAAGCTCAGCGAGAGCGCGAGCATGCGAACCAGCCGGAGGTAGTCCTGGGTCGCGCCGTGGACGCGGCCGCTCGGACCCCCGTCGCCCAGGAGGAGCGCCACCAGACGGTCGTTGAGATGCACCGGAGCGAGGAAGACTTCGGCAGGGGCCGGCGCGCCGAGAGCCGCGTAGACGGTCCGAAGACCGGGCCCGCCCGCGAGCGGGCCTCGATAGTGCTCGTTGCCGAGGAGGAGATCGAAGACGCCCGCGCCCTGGATCGGGAACCGCAGGGAGGACGTCCCGCCCGGCGGCGGCGAGAAACCGGAGGTGGTCCAAACGACCGCGTCCTCGCCCTTGACCGCGAGCAGGACCGAGCGTGCCATCGTTGCCGACGCGTAGTCCATGACCGCCCGGCCGATGTCGTCCTTGTCGTTCGCGGCACAGAGCCGCTCCGAGGCTCCCGCCAACGAGCCCGCGGCTTCCGGCGCGTCGTCACCGGTCCCTTGTGGGTGCACGGCGGCGGGAACGCCGCCGGATTCCGGCGGCTCCGTGCCGCAGATCTCCTCCGCGATCTCGACCCACGACCGGCCGTAGCCGAACTCGGAGCCGAGCTGGGAAGGATCCACGTTTTCCGCGGTTCCGGAGCTGTAGGTCTCCCCGAGAGCCATCGACGGCGACCCGGCCTCGCGCGAGAGTTCCTTCGACACGGGATCGATGGATCGAGCGATGGCGATGTACCGGAGACTCCGCTGGACGTCGTAGTGCCTCTCCATCGCCTCGACGATCCTCACCTCCGGAGCGATCCACGGCGCGATCTTGTGACCCGAGCCGAACGCCAGGGCATCGAGCGCGAGGAGGTCCTTGGGATCGACCATCGCGACGTGCAGCGTGTGTTCCTTCAGCTCGATCGGTACCGCCCGGTACTCCACGACGAGGCGTTTCGGCAGAGCCCGGGCCAGGCCCTCGTGGATGCTCTCCAGCAACGATGGAGGGGCGTACGGCACTTGAAGCACCTCCGAGAGCGTCCGCCCGAGCTGGTCCTCGACGACGAATCCCAGCTCGAGCAGGCAGGTGCCCAGATGTCCGCCCAGGATGAGCTGATTCTTGAGCGCCACCTCGAGCTGGGCCGGTGTGATCAGCCCCTTCTCGATGAGAGCCTCGCCGATCCTCTTGCCCATCTTCCACCCCGATGAGGGCGGAGGCTTCAGCGCGCGCCGCGGGCCGCTCCGGCTCCCCCGGACGTAGCCGCGGGGATCATCTCGATCTCCCGGGTCGCCTCGGTGAACACGTACGCTCGCTCGTTGTTGTCGCCCTCGTCGACCGGGACGATGAAGAACCCCTTCCGCGCCGGAGTGTACGAGGTCGTCGTGCCGTGGAGGACCTCGCCGTCGAGGAACGTCACCCTCAGCCGGTGCCCACCGCCTCGCCCCCAACGGATCGCGGAGCCGCCCTTGCGGCTCTTGTTCCCGGCGAACGTCTTCACGAAGAAGACCGCCTTGAGGCCCTTTGCGGAGATCGGTTCGATCTTCCTCTCGTCCTCGGCGTCCACCAGGTGGAAGCTCTCCTTGTTGGGGAGGAAGTCGAAGGTGAATCCCTTCAGGACACGGCCGTCAAGGCAGCGGACCACAACCCTCGTCTTGAACGCCATCGATCGTTCCCCCATTCGCCGCGCGATCGCCCCGATCGAGTCCCGGGTAGAACTTAGGGACGCGCCGGCGAAAGGGCAAGTTCGGGGGGGAGGGGGGCGAGGGACCCGCCGATCCGGTGCCCGCCACGGCGTATCCTATCCGGGGTGGCGCGGGCTCGCGGAGCGACTTGAGCCCTTGCGACCGCCTGCGGAACAACCCCATGCACGACGAGCCCGGCTCCGCCCGCGTCACGTTCGCGAGCGACCATTCGCTCCTGGTGACGTTCGGCGACGAGATCTCCAGCGAGAACAGCCGGAGCGTCTTCCGGCTCGCGGCCGTTCTCGGGGAGCGCTCCGTGCCGGGCGTCCTGAATCTCCATCCGGCCTATGCCTCCCTCCTCGTTCGTTTCGATCCGAGGCGCCTCGAGGGGCGCGCGCTCGAAGAGGAGGTGCTGGACCTGCTCGAGGGATTGAGACGCGTGCCCGTCCCCGAGCCGCGCGACGTCGAGATCCCGGTGCGCTACGGCGGGGTCAATGGTCCCGACCTCCCGGACGTCGCGCGTCGCTGCGGCCTCACCGAGCGCGAGGTCGTGCGCTCGCACGCGGACGCCCGTTACGAGGTCTGCTTCCTCGGGTTCACCCCGGGGTTCCCGTACCTGGCGGGTCTTCCCCCCTTCCTCTCGGTGCCCCGGCTGCCCACCCCGCGCGCCCGGGTGCCCGCGGGGAGCGTGGCGATCGGCGGCTCCCAAACGGGCGTCTATCCGCTCCCCTCGCCGGGTGGCTGGCGCGTGATCGGTTGGACGGCTCTCCGCCTGTTCGACCCCGGACGCGAGCCGATCGCGCTCCTTCGGATGGGCGATCGCGTTCGCTTCGTCGCGGAGACCCCGCGCCGCAGGCCCCACCCTTGAGAGGCGCGGTCCGCGTCGTCGTCCCGGGACTGCTCACCACGGTGCAGGACCTCGGGCGCTTCGGGTACGGAGAGCTGGGAGTGTCTCCCGCCGGAGCGGCGGACCCTCTCTCGCTGCGCATCGGCAACCGCCTCGTGGGGAACGACGAAGGCGCGGCGGCGCTCGAGATGACCCTTGTGGGGGGGACGTTCGAGTTCGAGCGGCCCGCGGTGATCGCCCTCGCGGGATCGGACTTCGTCCCGCGTCTCGAGGGCGCCGAGGTGGAGAACTGGACGCCCCTCGAGGTCGGAGCGGGAGCGACCCTCAGGCTCGAGGCCACCCGCGACGGTGCGAGGGCCTACCTCTGCGTGCGGGGAGGGATCGAAGTTCCGGAGATCCTGGGGAGCGCCGCAACCCATCTCCTGGTCGGGATCGGCGGATTCGGGGGGCGGTCGCTCCGCGCCGGGGACCGGCTTCCCGTCGGCGAGCGCGTCGCGTCCGATCCGGCCCCCGGCGGAATCGAGCCGGACGCGGTTCCGGGTCTCCTACGGCGCGACGTGCTCCGCGTCACGCCGGGGCCGCAGGCCGGCTGGTTCTCGCGCGACGAGGTCGCGGCCTTCCACGCCGCCTCCTATCTCGTGACCGAGACCTCGAACCGGATGGGAATCCGCCTGGACGGCCGGTCGCTGCGCGCCGCGCCGGCCCGAGAGTTGCTCACCGAGGGCGTCTCCCCGGGGGCCGTCCAGGTGCCCCCGGACGGCCTGCCGATCGTCCTGCTCGTCGAGCACCCGGCAACGGGGGGATACCCGAAGATCGCCGCCGTCGCCTCGGCGGACTTCCACGCCCTCGGTCAGCTTCGCCCGCGGGACCTCGTGCGTTTCGAGCCGGTCTCCCTCGATGACGCTCTCGCGCTCCTCCGGGAGCAGGAGGAGGCGCTGGTTGCCCTCCTGGGCTGAGTCCATCACGCCCGCCCAGTGGAGAGTCCTGCTGGCGGCCGGACTCGGATGGATGCTCGACGCGCTCGACGTGATGCTCTACGCCTACGCCCTCGGCGCCATCCGGACGGAGTTCGGCCTCGATGCGGCGGAGGCCGGGGCGCTCGCCTCGGTCACGCTCCTCGCGTCCGCCGCCGGCGGCATCCTCTTCGGAATCCTCGCGGACCGGATCGGGCGGGCCAGGGCCCTCGTCGTGTCGATTCTCACCTACTCCGTTTTCACCGCGCTCACGGCCACGTCGAGGAGCGTCGCCGAGATCGTCGTCTGGAGGGCGCTCGTCGGCATCGGCCTCGGGGGCGAGTGGTCGGCGGGCTCGGTCCTCGTGGCGGAAACCTGGCCGGCGCGCCACCGAGGAAAGGCGATCGGGATCATGCAATCCGGCTGGGCGGTCGGATACGCGGCGGCGGCGATCCTGTCCGCGGTGGTGCTGCCGGCGTACGGCTGGCGGGTCCTGTTCGCGCTCGGGATCGCGCCCGCGCTGCTCACCGTGTGGATCCGGCTGCGGGTCGAGGAGCCGGAGATCTGGCGACGGGCGGGGCGCCGGCCTTCGTCCTCCGCGAGGGCCCTGCTCGCGCCGCCGCTCCTCGGGCGCGCGGTCGTCTCCACGGCGCTCGCGACGAGCCTCCTCTTCGCGTACTGGGGGCTCTTCACCTGGATCCCCTCCTACCTGGCGGGCCCCGAGGCCGCCGGCGGGGCCGGGCTCGGCGTGACCCGGTCGGCCCTGTGGATCGTGGCGATGCAGGCGGGAGCGTTCCTCGGCTACACTTCGTTCGGCTTTCTCGCGGACCGGTTCGGTCGGCGCCCCACCCTCCAGGCCTTCGTGCTCGGCGCCGCGGTCCTCGTCCCCGCGTACGGCCTCTCGGCGCGGAGCGGCATCGCCCTCCTCGCCCTCGGCCCCCTCGTCGGGTTCTTCGGTCACGGCTACTTCAGCGTCTTCGGCGCCATGCTCGCCGAGCTGTTCCCCTCGGCGATCCGAGGCACGGCCCAAGGGCTGTGCTACAACGCGGGGCGGGCGGCGAGCGCGCTCGCGCCGTGGACGATCGGCGCCGTGGCGGACGCGTACGGCCTGGGCGTCGCCCTGGCCTTCACCTCGGCGTTCTTCCTCCTGGGCGCCGTGCTCGTCCTTCTGCTCCCCGAGACCCGCGGAGAGGAGTTGACGTGAGCGAGATCGATCTCAACTGCGACCTCGGAGAGGGTCCCGCCGAGGAGCCGATCTACCCGCTCGTCACGTCGGCGAACATCGCGTGCGGGGGCCACGCCGGAGACGAGAGGACGATGGCGGCCGCGGTGCGCGAGGCGCTCCGGCACCGGGTGGCGATCGGGGCGCATCCCTCGTTCCCCGACCGCGACCGCTTCGGACGCGAGGCGCTCCCGATGCCGGCGGACGAGATCGCGGAGGCCGTGGGATCCCAGGTCCTGGCGCTGGCGCGTATCGCCCTCAGGCTCGGGGCGGCTCTCCGCCACGTG contains:
- a CDS encoding methyltransferase domain-containing protein, with the protein product MPIRRATDRGGGRGRDVPEGWTRDAVLDFARSFQPACVLAAAADLDVFRALAEGPLTAGDLAVRVQGDVRATAVLLDALAALRVLSKENGVYSLSEGIGETLGRTGRGSVLAMVQHQANCLRRWTTLAATVRGGRPCPRTPSVRGEAADQEAFILAMNDLASTTADALIRRLEPIAFRCLLDVGGASGTWTVAFLRACGSGRAVLFDLPPAIVLARRRFAEEGLEDRVTLVAGDFYSDPLPGGADLAWVSAIVHQNSREQNRDLFRKVAAALVSGGRIAIRDVLMEPSRTEPVAGALFAVNMLVGSEGGGTYTIDEMVEDLDASGFGETAVAHREPSMNSILTARKR
- the pxpB gene encoding 5-oxoprolinase subunit PxpB — its product is MHDEPGSARVTFASDHSLLVTFGDEISSENSRSVFRLAAVLGERSVPGVLNLHPAYASLLVRFDPRRLEGRALEEEVLDLLEGLRRVPVPEPRDVEIPVRYGGVNGPDLPDVARRCGLTEREVVRSHADARYEVCFLGFTPGFPYLAGLPPFLSVPRLPTPRARVPAGSVAIGGSQTGVYPLPSPGGWRVIGWTALRLFDPGREPIALLRMGDRVRFVAETPRRRPHP
- the msrA gene encoding peptide-methionine (S)-S-oxide reductase MsrA; protein product: MTLLVALGPSLLRPADARAEATPAPHPTAMATFAGGCFWCMEPPFEKLDGVISVTVGYTGGHTKNPTYEEVSGGGTGHAESVRIVYDPLKIDYARLLDVFWHNIDPTTPDAEFCDHGHQYRSAIFFHDESQRRLAEESKRRVEASGRLPGPVVTEVVPATEFYPAEEYHQGYYKKNPVRYHFYRWNCGRDQRLKALWGAAVGETEETR
- a CDS encoding biotin-dependent carboxyltransferase family protein gives rise to the protein MRGAVRVVVPGLLTTVQDLGRFGYGELGVSPAGAADPLSLRIGNRLVGNDEGAAALEMTLVGGTFEFERPAVIALAGSDFVPRLEGAEVENWTPLEVGAGATLRLEATRDGARAYLCVRGGIEVPEILGSAATHLLVGIGGFGGRSLRAGDRLPVGERVASDPAPGGIEPDAVPGLLRRDVLRVTPGPQAGWFSRDEVAAFHAASYLVTETSNRMGIRLDGRSLRAAPARELLTEGVSPGAVQVPPDGLPIVLLVEHPATGGYPKIAAVASADFHALGQLRPRDLVRFEPVSLDDALALLREQEEALVALLG
- the msrB gene encoding peptide-methionine (R)-S-oxide reductase MsrB, with product MARSAFVAGVLPLVAVAAMLAGSAGDARAWDPTGFRKPADADLKRTLGPLQYDVTQHAATEPSFHNEYWDNHREGIYVDVVSGEPLFSSLDKYDSGTGWPSFSKALEPGNIRTKADWKFFVRATEVRSAHADSHLGHVFDDGPPPTGLRYCMNSASLRFVPKEDLEREGYGEYVRLFDSKRPAVPTRGK
- a CDS encoding MFS transporter; the encoded protein is MTLSRSSGSRRRRWLPSWAESITPAQWRVLLAAGLGWMLDALDVMLYAYALGAIRTEFGLDAAEAGALASVTLLASAAGGILFGILADRIGRARALVVSILTYSVFTALTATSRSVAEIVVWRALVGIGLGGEWSAGSVLVAETWPARHRGKAIGIMQSGWAVGYAAAAILSAVVLPAYGWRVLFALGIAPALLTVWIRLRVEEPEIWRRAGRRPSSSARALLAPPLLGRAVVSTALATSLLFAYWGLFTWIPSYLAGPEAAGGAGLGVTRSALWIVAMQAGAFLGYTSFGFLADRFGRRPTLQAFVLGAAVLVPAYGLSARSGIALLALGPLVGFFGHGYFSVFGAMLAELFPSAIRGTAQGLCYNAGRAASALAPWTIGAVADAYGLGVALAFTSAFFLLGAVLVLLLPETRGEELT